The following are encoded together in the Candidatus Binatia bacterium genome:
- a CDS encoding thiamine pyrophosphate-dependent enzyme, with product MLKEIRDFLPRDAISILDGNVFMAAGQQVLPSYLPASRFTAGNNGCLGVGIPFGVGAKLACPNRLVVSICGDTAFAFNAMEMETAVRHRIPLVVVVVNNDGNTGALMEQSYSPCSEERVTMYQPGIHYEAVMSAFGGHAEFVARPAELRPALERAVASGRAACINVQVDPHERYPQE from the coding sequence ATGTTGAAAGAGATTCGCGACTTTCTTCCGCGCGATGCGATTTCGATACTCGACGGCAATGTGTTTATGGCGGCGGGGCAACAGGTGCTGCCGTCTTATTTGCCGGCTTCCCGTTTTACTGCGGGGAATAACGGGTGCCTGGGAGTGGGTATACCCTTCGGCGTCGGCGCGAAGCTCGCCTGTCCAAATCGTCTCGTTGTCTCAATTTGCGGCGACACGGCGTTCGCATTTAATGCCATGGAAATGGAAACTGCGGTGAGACACAGGATTCCATTGGTCGTCGTTGTGGTCAACAATGACGGTAATACCGGAGCACTTATGGAACAGTCCTATTCCCCCTGCAGTGAGGAGCGCGTAACGATGTACCAACCCGGCATCCATTACGAAGCCGTCATGAGCGCTTTCGGCGGCCATGCCGAATTCGTGGCTCGTCCCGCCGAGCTCCGACCGGCGCTGGAGCGCGCGGTAGCATCCGGCAGAGCGGCTTGCATCAACGTGCAGGTCGATCCTCACGAGCGCTACCCGCAGGAATAG
- a CDS encoding thiamine pyrophosphate-binding protein — protein sequence MKTKPSTDARDGHALVAETLKALGVTHVYCVSGTPIRETFAKCAQLGVRPIGVHHQQAGVMMATAQNYATGRLTAVAIVSAGPAVTNAATGILVAKDNCWPVVVLGGRRPLSMQGMGSFQELDGAALYQSITKWSALVETTSSIPAYLDRAFKLAMSGRPGPVYLDLPEDMLTGFARVTDPFFPDPPQPPPPNTDSTQRAADILLQANRPAIIIGKGVRWSRPGEEVRRLVDEFGIPFITSPMGRGYLPDDHPLCCNDAHRLIVSKADAILLIGARLDWTFRFGSEFARDAKLIQIDIHKSEIGVNRAPTVGIEGDAQAVLRQLLAAMTAKSHAGANGALASWHGMLGEERTRKRGKLDSLMTAIPSRCRPTGC from the coding sequence GCACTGGTCGCTGAAACATTAAAAGCGCTGGGCGTCACTCATGTCTATTGTGTCTCAGGCACCCCAATCCGCGAAACCTTCGCCAAGTGCGCGCAACTGGGCGTCCGTCCAATCGGCGTGCATCATCAGCAAGCGGGCGTCATGATGGCCACCGCCCAGAATTACGCGACCGGCCGATTGACGGCCGTGGCGATAGTTTCGGCCGGCCCTGCCGTGACCAACGCAGCGACCGGCATTCTGGTTGCTAAGGACAATTGTTGGCCGGTGGTGGTGCTGGGCGGGCGGCGGCCGTTGAGCATGCAGGGTATGGGTTCCTTCCAGGAGTTGGACGGCGCGGCGTTATACCAATCCATAACGAAGTGGTCCGCGCTCGTGGAAACCACATCGAGCATCCCGGCCTATCTCGACCGCGCGTTCAAGTTGGCGATGTCCGGGCGGCCCGGACCCGTCTATCTCGATCTGCCGGAAGACATGTTGACGGGATTTGCCCGCGTCACCGATCCTTTTTTTCCCGACCCGCCTCAACCTCCACCGCCGAATACCGATTCGACCCAGCGAGCGGCCGACATCCTGCTGCAAGCGAACCGCCCGGCAATCATTATCGGTAAAGGTGTTCGCTGGTCCCGGCCCGGCGAGGAGGTGCGGCGGTTAGTCGACGAGTTTGGCATTCCATTTATCACTTCACCGATGGGCCGAGGCTACCTGCCCGACGACCACCCGCTTTGCTGTAACGACGCGCATCGTCTTATAGTCTCAAAGGCAGATGCCATCCTCCTGATCGGAGCAAGGCTCGACTGGACGTTTCGCTTCGGCAGCGAATTCGCTCGTGACGCCAAACTCATTCAGATCGATATTCACAAGTCGGAAATCGGCGTCAACCGTGCCCCGACAGTGGGGATCGAGGGCGATGCCCAAGCAGTTCTTCGGCAGCTATTGGCCGCTATGACGGCGAAGAGTCATGCGGGCGCCAACGGCGCCTTGGCTTCATGGCATGGAATGCTGGGCGAAGAGCGGACGAGGAAAAGGGGCAAGCTGGATTCACTGATGACAGCGATTCCGTCCCGATGTCGCCCTACCGGATGTTGA